In Manis pentadactyla isolate mManPen7 chromosome 8, mManPen7.hap1, whole genome shotgun sequence, the following are encoded in one genomic region:
- the MMP21 gene encoding matrix metalloproteinase-21 isoform X2: MHAASIFPPSLLLCWLAAPAPAQPEALFHSRDHSDLRPSPRRRAQPIADVLAAQRFLSKYGWAQAPPGTGSMPPASRGPRLEDPPKGPASTALAQAVRSFQKVNALPVSGELDAATLEAMNRPRCGVPDTRPLLPAALSRPLPRARPRRFLQTLLPAPGPPQDAPHGGGAWAFSKKTLTWRLVREGYSSQLSVDEQRYIFRLAFRMWSEVMPLDFQEDLTSPEAMVDIKLGFGRGRHLGCPRVFDGSGQEFAHAWRLGDIHFDDDEHFTPPTSDVGISLLKVAVHEIGHVLGLPHTYRTGSIMQPNYISQEPAFELDWLDRKAVQKLYGSCEGSFDAVFDWIRKERTQRGDVMRFSTYFFRSSWYWLYENRNNRTRYGDPIQILTGWRGIPAQNIDAFVHIWTWRRDERYFFKGVCI, translated from the exons ATGCACGCTGCCTCCATCTTCCCTCCGAGCTTGCTGCTCTGCTGGCTCGCCGCCCCCGCGCCGGCCCAGCCGGAGGCACTTTTCCACAGCCGGGACCACTCGGACCTACGGCCGTCCCCGCGGCGCCGGGCCCAGCCCATTGCCGACGTCCTCGCGGCGCAG CGATTCCTCTCCAAATATGGCTGGGCGCAAGCACCCCCGGGGACGGGGTCCATGCCCCCAGCGTCACGCGGTCCCCGCCTTGAGGACCCGCCCAAGGGCCCCGCCAGCACCGCCCTGGCCCAGGCCGTGCGCAGCTTCCAGAAGGTCAACGCGCTGCCGGTGAGCGGGGAGCTGGATGCGGCCACGCTGGAGGCCATGAACAGGCCGCGCTGCGGCGTCCCCGACACGCGGCCCCTGCTGCCCGCAGCCCTGTCGCGCCCGCTGCCCCGGGCCCGCCCCCGGCGCTTCCTGCAGACGCTGCTTCCCGCGCCCGGCCCTCCCCAGGACGCCCCGCACGGTGGGGGCGCCTGGGCCTTCTCCAAAAAGACCCTGACGTGGAGGCTGGTGCGGGAGGGCTACAGCAGCCAGCTCTCCGTGGACGAGCAGAGGTACATCTTCAGACTGGCCTTCAGGATGTGGAGCGAGGTGATGCCGCTGGACTTCCAGGAGGATCTCACCTCACCGGAAGCCATGGTTGACATAAAACTGGGTTTTGGCCGAG GCCGGCACCTGGGCTGTCCTCGGGTGTTTGACGGCAGTGGACAGGAGTTTGCACATGCCTGGCGCCTGGGCGATATCCACTTTGACGATGACGAGCACTTCACACCTCCCACCAGTGACGTGGGCATCAGCCTTCTCAAA GTGGCTGTCCATGAAATTGGCCATGTCCTCGGCTTGCCCCACACCTACAGGACAGGATCCATAATGCAGCCAAATTATATATCCCAGGAGCCTGCATTTGAGTTGGACTGGCTGGACAGAAAAGCAGTTCAAAAGCTGTACG gttCCTGTGAAGGATCATTTGATGCTGTATTTGACTGGATTCGCAAAGAGAGAACCCAACGCGGAGACGTGATGAGATTCAGCACATATTTTTTCCGCAGCAGCTGGTACTGGCtttatgaaaatagaaacaaccGGACTCGCTACGGGGACCCGATCCAAATCCTCACTGGCTGGCGTGGAATCCCAGCCCAAAACATAGACGCGTTTGTCCACATCTGGACATGGAGAAGAGATGAacgttatttttttaaag GTGTTTGCATTTGA
- the MMP21 gene encoding matrix metalloproteinase-21 isoform X1: MHAASIFPPSLLLCWLAAPAPAQPEALFHSRDHSDLRPSPRRRAQPIADVLAAQRFLSKYGWAQAPPGTGSMPPASRGPRLEDPPKGPASTALAQAVRSFQKVNALPVSGELDAATLEAMNRPRCGVPDTRPLLPAALSRPLPRARPRRFLQTLLPAPGPPQDAPHGGGAWAFSKKTLTWRLVREGYSSQLSVDEQRYIFRLAFRMWSEVMPLDFQEDLTSPEAMVDIKLGFGRGRHLGCPRVFDGSGQEFAHAWRLGDIHFDDDEHFTPPTSDVGISLLKVAVHEIGHVLGLPHTYRTGSIMQPNYISQEPAFELDWLDRKAVQKLYGSCEGSFDAVFDWIRKERTQRGDVMRFSTYFFRSSWYWLYENRNNRTRYGDPIQILTGWRGIPAQNIDAFVHIWTWRRDERYFFKGNQYWRYDNDKDQAHTEDEQGKSYPKLISEGFPGIPSPLDTAFYDRRKQLIYFFKESFVFAFDINRNQVLDSYPMKIMKAFPGIEPQNHPFRNIDSAYYSYAHNSIFFFKGSTYWKVVNDKDKQQRPWLPSDGLFPKQSISEQWFDVCNVHTSTLNM; this comes from the exons ATGCACGCTGCCTCCATCTTCCCTCCGAGCTTGCTGCTCTGCTGGCTCGCCGCCCCCGCGCCGGCCCAGCCGGAGGCACTTTTCCACAGCCGGGACCACTCGGACCTACGGCCGTCCCCGCGGCGCCGGGCCCAGCCCATTGCCGACGTCCTCGCGGCGCAG CGATTCCTCTCCAAATATGGCTGGGCGCAAGCACCCCCGGGGACGGGGTCCATGCCCCCAGCGTCACGCGGTCCCCGCCTTGAGGACCCGCCCAAGGGCCCCGCCAGCACCGCCCTGGCCCAGGCCGTGCGCAGCTTCCAGAAGGTCAACGCGCTGCCGGTGAGCGGGGAGCTGGATGCGGCCACGCTGGAGGCCATGAACAGGCCGCGCTGCGGCGTCCCCGACACGCGGCCCCTGCTGCCCGCAGCCCTGTCGCGCCCGCTGCCCCGGGCCCGCCCCCGGCGCTTCCTGCAGACGCTGCTTCCCGCGCCCGGCCCTCCCCAGGACGCCCCGCACGGTGGGGGCGCCTGGGCCTTCTCCAAAAAGACCCTGACGTGGAGGCTGGTGCGGGAGGGCTACAGCAGCCAGCTCTCCGTGGACGAGCAGAGGTACATCTTCAGACTGGCCTTCAGGATGTGGAGCGAGGTGATGCCGCTGGACTTCCAGGAGGATCTCACCTCACCGGAAGCCATGGTTGACATAAAACTGGGTTTTGGCCGAG GCCGGCACCTGGGCTGTCCTCGGGTGTTTGACGGCAGTGGACAGGAGTTTGCACATGCCTGGCGCCTGGGCGATATCCACTTTGACGATGACGAGCACTTCACACCTCCCACCAGTGACGTGGGCATCAGCCTTCTCAAA GTGGCTGTCCATGAAATTGGCCATGTCCTCGGCTTGCCCCACACCTACAGGACAGGATCCATAATGCAGCCAAATTATATATCCCAGGAGCCTGCATTTGAGTTGGACTGGCTGGACAGAAAAGCAGTTCAAAAGCTGTACG gttCCTGTGAAGGATCATTTGATGCTGTATTTGACTGGATTCGCAAAGAGAGAACCCAACGCGGAGACGTGATGAGATTCAGCACATATTTTTTCCGCAGCAGCTGGTACTGGCtttatgaaaatagaaacaaccGGACTCGCTACGGGGACCCGATCCAAATCCTCACTGGCTGGCGTGGAATCCCAGCCCAAAACATAGACGCGTTTGTCCACATCTGGACATGGAGAAGAGATGAacgttatttttttaaag GAAATCAATACTGGAGATATGACAATGACAAGGATCAGGCCCACACAGAAGATGAACAAGGAAAAAGCTACCCTAAATTGATTTCAGAAGGATTTCCTGGCATCCCAAGTCCCCTGGACACCGCCTTTTATGACCGAAGAAAGCagttaatttatttcttcaaagagtccTTT GTGTTTGCATTTGACATCAATAGAAATCAAGTACTTGATTCTTACCCGATGAAGATTATGAAAGCTTTTCCAGGAATAGAGCCACAAAACCATCCTTTCAGAAATATAGATTCAGCCTACTACTCCTATGCACACAACTCCATCTTCTTCTTCAAAGGCAGCACGTACTGGAAGGTAGTTAACGACAAGGACAAACAGCAGCGTCCCTGGCTTCCTTCAGATGGCTTGTTCCCAAAGCAGTCTATCTCTGAGCAGTGGTTTGATGTTTGCAACGTCCATACCTCCACCCTGAACATGTGA